The Astyanax mexicanus isolate ESR-SI-001 chromosome 12, AstMex3_surface, whole genome shotgun sequence genome window below encodes:
- the angptl7 gene encoding angiopoietin-related protein 7 codes for MRRAMFRTALISISLFYLLSTSQTWAEKRPAPPKTSKTQCCDEVRSLKVQVANLTSLVEDLTKKQDSDLMKLVRQVMDLEKRNQQQEARVTEAESKYSEIHNRVEIMQLQGAQSATHTTSDAIYDCASLYNRNYRISGEYKLPKDEFLGTPELDVYCDMEKNGGGWTIIQRRRVGLTSFDRDWKQYRNGFGTIRGDFWLGNEHIFRLTRQPTVLRIELEDWEGAIRYAEYGFFTLSNELNSYKLLIANYSGNAGDSLRYHNNTNFSTKNKDNDKCVDDCAQLRKGGYWYNCCTDSNLNGVFYRYGSHTKSSDGITWYGMHGPNYSLKRVEMKIRPQNFTP; via the exons ATGCGAAGAGCAATGTTCAGAACGGCGCTCATCTCCATCTCACTCTTCTATCTTTTATCGACAAGCCAAACGTGGGCTGAAAAGCGCCCGGCTCCTCCGAAAACGTCAAAGACACAGTGCTGCGACGAGGTGCGCTCCTTGAAAGTGCAGGTGGCCAACCTGACCAGCCTGGTGGAGGACTTGACGAAAAAGCAAGACTCAGACTTGATGAAACTGGTGAGGCAAGTGATGGATCTGGAGAAGCGTAACCAGCAGCAGGAGGCCCGGGTGACGGAGGCAGAGAGCAAATACTCTGAAATCCACAACCGTGTGGAGATCATGCAGCTTCAAGGCGCACAATCTGCTACACACACTACTTCAG ATGCCATCTACGACTGTGCATCCCTGTACAACAGAAATTACCGAATCTCTGGAGAGTACAAGCTGCCCAAAGATGAGTTCCTGGGAACACCTGAACTGGAT GTCTATTGCGATATGGAGAAGAACGGAGGTGGCTGGACCATCATCCAGAGGCGCAGGGTTGGCCTGACCAGCTTCGACCGAGACTGGAAGCAGTACAGGAACGGTTTCGGAACAATCCGTGGGGACTTCTGGCTCGGCAACGAACACATCTTCCGTCTGACCAGGCAGCCAACAGTGCTCAGGATAGAGCTGGAG GACTGGGAAGGTGCGATCCGCTATGCAGAGTATGGCTTCTTCACACTGAGCAATGAGCTCAACAGCTACAAGCTCCTTATCGCCAACTACAGTGGCAACGCTGGTGACTCGCTCCGCTACCACAACAACACCAACTTCAGCACCAAGAACAAGGACAATGACAAGTGTGTGGATGACTGTGCTCAACTTCGCAAAG GTGGCTACTGGTACAACTGCTGCACTGACTCAAACCTGAACGGTGTGTTCTACCGCTACGGGTCACACACCAAGAGCAGTGATGGCATCACCTGGTACGGCATGCATGGACCAAACTACTCCCTCAAACGGGTAGAGATGAAGATACGACCCCAGAACTTCACTCCTTAA